A single Vigna radiata var. radiata cultivar VC1973A chromosome 8, Vradiata_ver6, whole genome shotgun sequence DNA region contains:
- the LOC106771845 gene encoding probable leucine-rich repeat receptor-like protein kinase At2g33170, whose protein sequence is MAGDIKERTLAIGYSFLLLLLTSLLCSTEGLNTEGQILLELKNGFHDKSNVLESWKPTDETPCRWKGVNCSHGSDNNRVVTSLNLTSMGLSGTLNAAGIGGLTHLTYLNLAYNGLTGNIPKEIGDCLNLEYLYLNNNQFEGTIPAELGKLSVLRSLNIYNNKLSGVIPYEFGNLSSMVELVAYSNFLEGPLPNSIGNLKNLVNFRAGANNITGNLPKEIGGCKSLMLLGLAQNQIGGEIPREIGMLASLKELVLWGNQLSGPIPKEIGNCSSLEKIAIYGNYLIGPLPKEIGNLKSLRWLYVYRNKLNGTIPREIGNLTSCLDIDFSENSLVGSIPSEFGKINGLSLLFLFENHLTGVIPNELSSLKNLSKLDLSINNLTGPIPFGFQYLTKMNQLQLFDNSLSGIIPSGLGFHSPLWVVDFSDNNLTGRIPPHLCRYSRLMLLNLAANHLDGNIPTGILNCKSLAQLLILGNMVTGSFPLELCKLENLTAIDLNENRFSGTLPSDIGNCHRLQRLHIANNYFTLELPKEIGNLSQLVTFNVSSNLFTGTIPPEIFQCQRLQRLDLSQNNFSGSLPGEIGTLQHLEILKLSDNRLSGYIPAALGNLSHLNWLLMDGNYFFGEIPPQLGSLSSLQIAMDLSYNNLSGKIPVQLGSLNMLEYLYLNNNNLDGEIPSTFEELSSLLGCNFSFNNLYGPIPSTKIFQSMAVSSYIGGKNGLCGAPLGDCRTNSASHSDTSAKSFDSRRAKIVMIIAASVGGISLIFILVILYFMRRPRESIDTFGGTEAPSPDSDIYFPRKEGLTFHDLVEATKRFHESYVIGKGACGTVYKAVMKSGETIAVKKLASNREGNNIENSFRAEISTLGRIRHRNIVKLYGFCYHQGSNLLLYEYMERGSLGELLHGSATTLEWSTRFMIALGAAEGLAYLHHDCKPKIIHRDIKSNNILLDENFEAHVGDFGLAKVIDMPQSKSMSAVAGSYGYIAPEYAYTMKVTEKCDIYSYGVVLLELLTGRTPVQPLDQGGDLVSWVRNHIRDHDNSLTPEILDTHVDLEDQTTVNHMLTVLKLALVCTSVSPTKRPSMREVVKMLIESNEREGNLTLTQTHLDLPSKDGL, encoded by the exons ATGGCTGGAGATATTAAGGAGAGAACTTTGGCAATAgggtattcttttcttttactgcTATTGACTTCACTTCTTTGTAGCACCGAGGGTTTGAACACTGAGGGGCAAATCTTGCTAGAGCTTAAGAATGGATTTCATGATAAATCTAATGTTTTGGAAAGTTGGAAGCCTACTGATGAAACCCCGTGTCGATGGAAAGGTGTAAATTGCAGTCATGGTAGTGATAACAATCGAGTAGTTACGTCGCTTAATTTGACTTCAATGGGTCTTTCTGGAACTCTAAATGCTGCTGGCATTGGGGGTCTGACCCATCTGACTTATCTCAATCTTGCCTACAATGGGTTGACTGGGAATATCCCGAAGGAGATTGGTGATTGCTTGAATTTGGAATAtctttatttgaataataatcaGTTTGAGGGCACAATTCCGGCTGAATTGGGTAAGCTGTCTGTTTTGAGAAGTTTGAATATTTACAACAACAAACTCTCTGGTGTGATTCCATATGAGTTTGGGAACTTGTCTTCGATGGTTGAGCTAGTGGCCTATAGCAACTTTCTTGAGGGACCCCTGCCTAATTCCATTGGAAATCTTAAGAATCTTGTAAATTTCAGAGCTGGGGCAAATAACATTACTGGTAACTTGCCAAAGGAAATTGGTGGATGTAAGAGCTTAATGCTTCTTGGTCTTGCACAAAATCAGATAGGAGGGGAGATACCAAGGGAGATTGGGATGCTTGCCAGCTTGAAAGAATTGGTTTTATGGGGAAACCAGCTTTCAGGACCTATTCCTAAAGAGATTGGGAATTGTAGCAGTCTTGAGAAAATTGCTATATATGGGAATTATCTTATTGGACCTTTGCCTAAGGAAATAGGGAACCTCAAATCTTTGAGGTGGTTGTATGTTTACAGAAACAAGTTGAATGGAACCATTCCCAGGGAAATTGGAAATCTTACTTCATGTTTAGACATTGATTTCTCAGAGAACTCTTTAGTAGGTAGTATCCCTTCAGAGTTTGGTAAAATAAATGGTCTAAGTTTGCTGTTTCTATTTGAGAACCATCTAACTGGTGTTATACCAAATGAGCTTAGTAGCTTGAAGAACCTGTCAAAGCTAGACCTGTCAATAAATAATCTCACAGGTCCAATTCCATTTGGCTTCCAATATTTGACTAAAATGAACCAGTtgcaactttttgacaactccCTGAGTGGTATTATTCCCTCGGGACTTGGATTTCATAGTCCACTTTGGGTTGTTGACTTTTCTGACAACAACTTGACAGGAAGAATACCCCCTCATCTGTGCAGATATTCTCGTTTGATGTTGTTGAATCTTGCAGCTAATCATCTTGATGGAAATATACCAACAGGTATACTAAACTGTAAATCATTGGCACAGTTGTTGATACTTGGAAACATGGTTACTGGCAGCTTCCCTTTAGAATTGTGTAAGCTGGAGAACTTGACTGCCATTGATTTGAATGAAAACAGGTTCAGTGGTACACTCCCTTCTGATATTGGCAACTGCCACAGGTTGCAAAGGCTTCATATTGCCAACAATTACTTCACATTGGAGTTGCCTAAGGAAATAGGTAATCTCTCTCAGTTGGTTACCTTTAATGTTTCGTCAAATCTTTTCACTGGAACAATCCCACCTGAGATTTTTCAGTGTCAAAGACTACAAAGACTTGACCTCAGCCAGAATAACTTTTCTGGTTCCTTACCTGGTGAGATTGGAACACTTCAGCACTTGGAGATTCTTAAGCTTTCAGACAATAGGCTTTCTGGATATATTCCTGCAGCACTAGGCAATCTGTCTCATTTGAACTGGTTGTTGATGGATGGTAACTATTTTTTCGGCGAAATACCTCCTCAGTTAGGTTCTCTTTCAAGCTTGCAGATTGCAATGGATCTCAGTTACAATAACCTTTCTGGAAAAATACCAGTTCAGCTTGGCAGTCTCAACATGCTTGAATATCTCTATCTCAATAACAACAATTTGGATGGTGAAATTCCCAGCACATTTGAAGAGCTATCTAGCTTGTTGGGTTGCAATTTCTCATTCAATAACCTGTACGGACCTATTCCTTCCACTAAAATTTTCCAAAGTATGGCTGTGAGCAGCTATATTGGTGGTAAGAATGGCCTCTGTGGTGCACCTCTCGGTGACTGCAGGACCAATTCTGCCTCTCACTCTGATACTTCAGCGAAAAGTTTTGATTCTCGTCGCGCTAAAATAGTCATGATCATTGCTGCTTCTGTTGGTGGTATTTCACTCATTTTCAtcttagttattttatattttatgagaCGTCCTAGAGAGTCAATTGATACCTTTGGAGGCACTGAGGCTCCCTCCCCAGATTCAGATATCTATTTCCCTCGAAAGGAAGGTTTGACATTCCATGATCTAGTTGAAGCTACAAAAAGATTTCATGAAAGCTATGTTATTGGTAAGGGAGCATGTGGAACCGTGTACAAGGCAGTGATGAAATCTGGTGAGACCATTGCTGTTAAGAAGTTAGCATCAAACAGGGAAGGGAACAACATTGAGAATAGCTTCAGAGCTGAAATATCAACTCTGGGAAGAATAAGGCATCGGAACATAGTGAAATTGTATGGCTTTTGCTACCACCAGGGTTCCAATCTCCTGCTTTATGAGTACATGGAAAGAGGTAGCTTAGGTGAACTATTGCATGGTTCTGCAACTACTTTGGAATGGTCAACTCGGTTCATGATTGCACTTGGAGCTGCTGAGGGTCTTGCCTACTTGCATCATGACTGCAAACCAAAAATCATCCACCGCGATATAAAATCTAACAACATTCTCTTGGATGAAAATTTTGAGGCTCATGTTGGTGATTTTGGTTTGGCAAAAGTGATTGACATGCCCCAGTCAAAATCAATGTCTGCTGTTGCTGGATCTTATGGCTATATTGCTCCTG AATATGCATATACCATGAAGGTGACAGAAAAGTGTGACATATACAGTTATGGTGTTGTGCTTTTGGAATTGCTGACTGGAAGAACACCAGTTCAGCCACTAGATCAAGGAGGAGATCTTGTCTCATGGGTGAGAAACCATATCAGGGATCACGACAATTCGCTGACGCCAGAGATACTTGATACTCATGTTGATCTGGAAGACCAAACCACAGTGAATCACATGCTCACTGTTTTGAAGCTTGCTTTAGTATGCACAAGTGTGTCTCCTACAAAGAGGCCATCAATGAGGGAAGTTGTGAAGATGCTTATTGAGTCCAATGAGAGAGAAGGAAACTTAACACTCACTCAAACACACCTTGATCTTCCTTCCAAAGATGGCTTGTGA